The Penicillium digitatum chromosome 6, complete sequence genome has a window encoding:
- a CDS encoding Serine/threonine-protein kinase RAD53, producing MEATQESTQPCADPRRMGMNNSGIQDQDLADIICILHPNSHAAHDAVGATGELRAQHILQRDILEHESSHTAALDLALRLSSKVHSLAVGFCFGRNRSRCDILLSVDDDAKRVSNTHFRIYLTEDGILMLQDTSTNGTIVDNCRLRKSLKDGNSRMLTNGSVIQVITGSQASDEVRFVVRIPSREGFAVQYHQNLFRYFERVHAHTPAHKERQGPSALAWSSANAYGMHWTGGAEYNVTGQIGKGAFATVYKIATKQHGAIYAAKELDKRRFMKNGILDQKVDNEMKIMRDLTHPNIVQYINHHEHDRWIYIIMEYVPGGELSTYLQTQGRIAEEMVRTIARQVLRALHYLHKRRITHRDIKPDNILIASLDPLRIKLSDFGLSKVVEQETFLKTFCGTLLYCAPEVYPDYDQYRRGELRKRRRVGDPPPKTSPYSQSVDMWSLGAVLFHILSGVPPYSGRAEDRGVQMLRTIMTCDADFDALRKVNVSESGIDFVAKLLNRDPFSRPTEKECFQHPWVAEVPDVDEYEDDDDLLYDHQDGLSVIGEDAEDELDASQLSITEGPGYVHEADGEEGSGSEEISKRPRTEYTPTNVRYPSLPNIESFHDGQAVVDDHAKRLFGEVSASALRSSHALGNMDAYDASNFNVDFLSSDHSWAHQKRDTSYPQVPTPKAKFTRRINLALAIPDTASEASSDNSAQSSRCNTAAETPSRSAHSEYDPEFATTLDAQTGQAILDQARVEEPDSSEPIVHRPKSPPLPFTLSDPEFAKPPKRFGKLKSLPGSIFDLTIYLEDRLTSWGRGPLATIKHADPMDTRIPAYALEVTFWTPGIEARIAAGESWLEIPGVMAILSTKARSGIWVNDTLLRRGSMTEDGPEALQYGKLYTGDIITVYQNKDRSKFLKLQCDFTHGESSQPRPGHEAGFMVRQALMAKTSRAANRMPIRPQSKDRDQVEI from the exons ATGGAAGCCACTCAGGAATCCACACAGCCATGTGCTGATCCTCGCCGAATGGGAATGAATAACTCTGGCATCCAAGATCAAGACTTGGCCGACATCATCTGTATCCTTCATCCGAACTCACATGCTGCCCATGATGCTGTTGGTGCCACAGGAGAGCTGCGTGCTCAGCATATCCTCCAAAGGGACATACTGGAGCATGAATCTTCTCACACAGCTGCACTAGATTTGGCGTTGAGGCTTTCGTCAAAAGTTCACAGCCTGGCGGTTGGCTTCTGCTTCGGTCGCAATCGCTCTCGCTGTGATATTCTTCTGagtgttgatgatgatgctaAACGAGTGTCGAATACTCACTTTCGCATCTATCTAACCGAAGACGGTATTCTCATGCTCCAGGATACTTCGACAAACGGGACGATAGTGGACAATTGCCGCCTGCGAAAATCTCTGAAAGATGGGAATAGTCGAATGCTGACGAACGGATCTGTCATTCAAGTCATCACCGGATCTCAAGCCTCCGACGAGGTCCGCTTTGTGGTTCGAATTCCGTCTCGAGAAGGATTCGCTGTCCAATATCACCAGAACTTATTTCGCTATTTCGAACGGGTTCATGCACATACTCCAGCGCACAAAGAACGACAGGGCCCGTCTGCCTTGGCGTGGTCGTCCGCCAACGCTTATGGCATGCATTGGACCGGTGGTGCCGAGTACAACGTGACTGGACAGATTGGAAAGGGTGCTTTTGCTACTGTGTACAAGATTGCAACAAAGCAACATGGCGCCATCTATGCTGCAAAGGAACTGGACAAGCGCCGCTTTATGAAAAACGGCATCCTTGATCAAAAGGTCGATAATGAGATGAAAATTATGAGAGACCTCACACAT CCGAATATCGTTCAATACATCAATCACCACGAGCATGATCGGTGGATCTACATCATCATGGAGTACGTTCCAGGCGGTGAGCTGTCGACATACCTGCAGACCCAGGGAAGAATTGCAGAGGAGATGGTGAGAACGATCGCACGACAAGTGTTACGGGCCCTTCACTATCTGCACAAACGTCGCATCACCCATCGAGACATCAAACCGGACAACATCCTGATTGCCTCTCTGGACCCGCTTAGGATCAAATTATCTGATTTTGGTTTATCAAAAGTGGTGGAGCAGGAAACCTTTTTAAAGACTTTTTGTGGAACACTTCTCTACTGTGCACCGGAGGTGTACCCGGATTATGATCAATACCGCCGTGGGGAGCTCCGAAAGAGGCGTCGTGTTGGAGACCC ACCTCCTAAAACATCTCCGTACAGTCAATCTGTTGACATGTGGTCGCTAGGTGCAGTCCTTTTCCATATCCTGTCCGGCGTTCCACCATATTCAGGGCGTGCAGAAGATCGAGGTGTCCAGATGCTTCGCACCATTATGACATGTGATGCTGATTTTGACGCCTTGCGGAAGGTAAACGTGTCTGAATCTGGTATCGACTTTGTTGCGAAGCTTCTGAATCGGGACCCCTTCTCGCGTCCGACAGAGAAGGAATGTTTCCAGCACCCTTGGGTTGCGGAGGTCCCTGATGTGGATGAgtatgaggatgatgatgacttGCTTTATGATCATCAAGATGGGCTTTCAGTAATTGGCGAGGATGCCGAGGACGAGCTAGACGCTTCACAATTGTCCATCACTGAGGGTCCGGGCTATGTCCACGAAGCCGACGGCGAAGAAGGTAGCGGCAGTGAGGAAATCTCCAAACGGCCCCGGACCGAGTACACTCCCACCAATGTGCGCTATCCTAGCCTTCCCAACATCGAGAGCTTCCACGATGGGCAAGCGGTGGTGGACGATCATGCCAAACGTTTGTTTGGCGAAGTTTCTGCCTCAGCCCTGCGGAGCTCCCATGCACTCGGCAACATGGATGCATACGACGCGAGTAATTTCAACGTTGACTTTCTCTCTTCCG ATCACTCCTGGGCACATCAAAAGCGCGATACCAGCTA TCCCCAGGTGCCAACCCCGAAAGCAAAGTTCACGCGTCGAATAAACCTTGCTCTTGCAATCCCCGACACAGCCAGCGAGGCATCTAGCGATAATAGTGCCCAAAGCAGCCGCTGCAATACTGCCGCCGAAACCCCATCTCGGTCCGCCCATTCTGAATACGACCCCGAGTTTGCTACTACACTTGACGCACAGACAGGCCAAGCCATCTTGGATCAAGCCCGGGTCGAAGAACCTGACTCGTCAGAACCGATAGTTCATCGACCCAAATCACCCCCTCTTCCCTTCACGCTGTCTGATCCCGAGTTTGCCAAACCACCAAAGAGATTTGGAAAACTGAAGAGTCTCCCCGGTTCGATCTTCGACTTGACAATCTACCTTGAGGATAGACTTACCTCGTGGGGTCGAGGACCATTAGCAACTATCAAGCATGCCGACCCCATGGACACAAGGATCCCCGCCTATGCCTTAGAGGTCACATTCTGGACTCCAGGTATCGAGGCTAGGATTGCAGCTGGTGAAAGCTGGCTCGAGATTCCAGGTGTGATGGCCATTCTCTCCACCAAAGCGCGTTCTGGCATCTGGGTAAACGACACACTGCTGCGCCGTGGCTCTATGACCGAGGATGGTCCCGAGGCTTTGCAATACGGGAAGCTCTACACAGGCGACATCATCACTGTGTACCAAAACAAAGATAGATCGAAGTTCCTCAAGCTCCAGTGTGATTTCACTCATGGCGAGAGTTCCCAGCCTCGGCCCGGACACGAAGCTGGGTTCATGGTGCGACAGGCTCTCATGGCCAAGACTAGCCGTGCGGCGAACCGGATGCCGATTCGGCCCCAATCCAAGGATCGAGATCAGGTTGAGATCTAG
- a CDS encoding Alpha-1,6-mannosyltransferase subunit, putative, with product MTLSRSPSPHPGGGWSSPGLIPASGTTSPGSLSPGGISWAAAKSKSEEVRGYPSFSTRNSGFFSRQRHKISTWFPSFRRVSSHDYIDKDDYGRNWKRASGGCGLLGALRIPVRRGRFRLLLALMLVWVGCLFFWTSIVQTYRRSPIGGGSKFVIILGSNVEGGVMEWKGAREWAIERNSIWNKRRYAEKWGYELELANLLAKKRYSHEWRESWEKGDVIREAMRKYPDAEWFWWLDLNTWVMEYDISLQQHLFNDLKSHVYRDITAYNPLNITHPLPEFWLDELGRSLEGDGQADSLNMLLTQDCAGFNLGSFFLRRSLWTDRLLDIWWDPVMYEQMHMEWEHKEQDALEYIYQSQPWVRSGVGFLPKRSINAFPPGACGDGENPVIHYQQNAHDLVVNMAGCIFGRDCWSEIYYYRELSNWLGRSGWEQFRDGLTDLYDRMTGKDKDD from the exons ATGACCTTGTCGCGATCACCCTCTCCCCACCCGGGCGGGGGGTGGTCCAGCCCGGGACTCATTCCGGCTAGCGGCACCACCTCGCCCGGTTCATTATCACCAGGCGGTATTTCGTGGGCTGCAGCCAAATCGAAAAGCGAAGAAGTGCGTGGGTATCCATCGTTTTCAACGCGCAATAGCGGCTTTTTCTCTCGGCAGCGACACAAGATCTCGACGTGGTTTCCTAGCTTCCGAAGGGTTTCCTCACATGACTACATCGATAAAGATGACTATGGCCGAAATTGGAAGCGTGCGAGTGGTGGGTGTGGCCTGCTAGGTGCATTACGGATACCAGTGCGTCGGGGTCGGTTCCGGCTGTTGTTGGCATTAATGTTAGTGTGGGTTGGGTGTCTGTTTTTCTGGACGA GCATTGTCCAAACATACCGAAGATCACCTATAGGTGGCGGGAGCAAGTTCGTCATCATACTCGGATCCAATGTGGAGGGCGGCGTCATGGAGTGGAAGGGCGCACGTGAATGGGCCATTGAACGCAACAGCATATGGAACAAGAGGAGATATGCTGAGAAATGGGGTTACGAGCTAGAACTGGCTAATCTACTGGCCAAAAAGCGGTACTCACATGAATGGCGCGAGAGCTGGGAGAAGGGCGATGTGATCCGCGAAGCCATGCGCAAGTATCCAGACGCGGAATGGTTTTGGTGGCTCGACTTAAACACTTGGGTTATGGAATACGATATATCGCTCCAACAACATCTATTCAATGATCTCAAGTCTCATGTCTACCGCGACATCACCGCCTACAACCCTCTCAACATCACCCATCCACTGCCCGAGTTCTGGCTCGACGAGCTAGGTCGTTCTCTTGAGGGCGACGGCCAGGCAGATTCTTTGAACATGTTACTGACACAAGATTGCGCCGGCTTCAATCTTGGATCGTTCTTCCTGCGACGATCTCTTTGGACCGATCGCCTGCTTGATATCTGGTGGGATCCCGTCATGTACGAGCAGATGCATATGGAATGGGAACATAAAGAACAGGATGCCTTGGAATACATTTATCAGAGTCAGCCATGGGTTCGGAGTGGTGTTGGCTTTTTGCCAAAACGCAGCATCAACGCTTTCCCTCCTGGCGCATGCGGCGACGGAGAAAATCCAGTCATTCACTATCAGCAGAATGCGCATGATCTTGTTGTTAACATGGCTGGGTGTATCTTTGGTCGTGATTGCTGGTCTGAAATCTACTACTACCGTGAGCTGAGCAACTGGCTTGGTCGGTCGGGTTGGGAGCAATTCAGGGACGGCTTGACTGATCTGTACGACCGAATGACGGGGAAGGATAAGGATGATTGA
- a CDS encoding Complex I subunit NDUFS6: protein MPTAESAAFLAKKPTVAPTYEGVDFEDNIALHNARDAIIREQWVRSMMARLVGEELGKCYAREGVNHLEKCGVYREKYFELLKESKVKGYLGQEKNRFGGESA from the exons ATGCCAACCGCCGAGTCCGCCGCCTTCCTCGCTAAGAAGCCCACTGTCGCCCCGACCTACGAGGGCGTCGACTTCGAGGACAACATCGCACTCCACAACGCTCGCGATGCTATTATCCGTGAACAGTGGGTCCGCAGCATGATGGCGCGTCTTGTTGGCGAGGAATTGGGCAAGTGCTATGCGCGCGAGGGCGTGAACCACCTTGAGAAGTGTGGTGTTTACCGAG AGAAGTACTTCGAGCTCCTGAAGGAGAGCAAGGTTAAGGGTTACCTTGGCCAGGAAAAGAACCGCTTTGGTGGAGAGTCCGCATAA
- a CDS encoding PH-signaling protein PalC, with amino-acid sequence MVYAFSLPNTSPLSIQTFITSTTHPSLPQSASTARHALRLALKAHKRLPRGSRQDAHLPTVLSALNEYIPFLFAISNGLNGRSVPTDAYSSAPQDGNTSGGPNLRTGEIVDITIHAEIESTWRYTLSSSSGLNFGSSGNIPGGNSIRTRNGRVTGRGIYFELAFTLTTLGYVLCRMARAGVVAALYTSSTPSAEVRTAAVQTATRYLLQASSVHNLLASSPSFTAATVSTVPDLEAATQSALSSLAMAEATLLAVLKDDAYVVACIQSRNPNDKEWMVHAPQIPKVRALLFARLCVRAAEYAEQATAGLGAVGSTSGRAGHVDEDLTRYTGVLARVARARACRFFAVDAELSSKVGEGIAWLRAARIPLGLRGAGSSQEDVASMGGSAKSGLSRLKREWTERREDRRATKDAGGSRSEKGPLDAGDDAGRNEEGRVLAMLETKWVKINDTMNTQPIPPSASLLSNLPSGRDIHPPPALYQPPSLDQDQLMRMRAPPEENKDLQFGSDDDSDDDSGQPDHSRGPPSTFPDRSATASRVYY; translated from the exons ATGGTCTACGCTTTTAGCCTCCCAAATACCTCGCCCCTCTCAATTCAAACATTCATAACTTCTACCACTCACCCATCCCTCCCCCAATCAGCCTCAACAGCACGCCATGCTCTCCGCCTCGCACTGAAGGCTCACAAGCGCTTACCCCGCGGCTCGCGCCAGGATGCCCATCTACCCACAGTTCTGTCCGCTTTGAATGAATATATCCCCTTCCTATTCGCAATTTCGAATGGACTGAATGGTCGCTCCGTTCCAACAGATGCGTACTCCTCTGCTCCCCAAGATGGTAATACTTCAGGGGGACCGAATCTCCGCACCGGCGAAATAGTCGACATCACAATCCATGCGGAGATAGAGTCGACATGGAGATACACGTTGTCATCCTCCAGTGGATTGAATTTCGGATCCAGTGGAAATATACCAGGTGGAAACAGTATCCGCACGCGGAATGGACGGGTCACTGGCCGAGGTATATACTTTGAATTGGCGTTTACTCTCACAACTCTCGGTTATGTATTGTGTAGGATGGCACGCGCGGGCGTTGTCGCTGCGCTATACACATCGTCTACCCCGTCTGCAGAGGTCCGCACTGCTGCTGTGCAAACTGCCACGCGGTATCTACTACAAGCTAGCTCGGTGCACAATCTGCTCGCGTCTTCGCCATCTTTCACCGCCGCTACTGTATCGACAGTACCGGACCTTGAGGCTGCGACACAGTCGGCTCTGTCATCCTTGGCTATGGCGGAGGCTACGTTATTGGCTGTTCTTAAGGATGATGCGTATGTTGTGGCGTGCATCCAGTCGCGCAATCCGAATGATAAAGAGTGGATGGTCCATGCACCTCAAATTCCAAAAGTGCGCGCTCTGCTATTTGCAAGACTATGTGTGCGTGCTGCAGAATACGCTGAGCAAGCGACTGCAGGTCTAGGCGCTGTTGGATCCACTTCTGGTCGTGCAGGTCATGTGGATGAGGATTTGACCCGCTATACAGGAGTTTTGGCTCGCGTTGCTCGGGCACGCGCCTGTCGATTCTTTGCTGTAGATGCCGAGCTATCCAGTAAAGTCGGCGAAGGAATTGCGTGGTTACGAGCTGCACGCATTCCCCTCGGGCTACGTGGAGCAGGGTCTTCGCAGGAAGACGTTGCAAGCATGGGGGGCTCTGCAAAGAGTGGACTTTCCCGTTTAAAGCGCGAATGGACAGAGCGGCGTGAGGATCGTCGCGCTACTAAGGATGCTGGCGGTAGTCGCAGCGAAAAAGGTCCATTGGATGCGGGGGACGATGCTGGTCGTAACGAGGAGGGACGGGTCCTTGCGATGCTTGAGACAAAATGGGTGAAAATTAATGACACA ATGAACACACAGCCCATCCCACCCTCTGCATCATTGCTGTCTAATCTGCCTTCTGGTCGTGATATTCACCCTCCCCCGGCACTATACCAACCCCCATCTTTAGATCAGGATCAACTGATGCGGATGCGTGCTCCGCCAGAAGAGAATAAGGATCTTCAGTTCGGAAGTGACGATGATAGTGACGACGATTCAGGCCAGCCTGATCATAGCCGTGGACCTCCGAGTACATTCCCGGACCGAAGTGCGACAGCGTCGAGAGTTTATTATTGA
- a CDS encoding Class II aldolase/adducin, N-terminal — MVRPRRAAAQKPEGHYAAATSPIKKRRISTIASSARKKGKQKTEFQYAEDAMRLPLPGFAPAPAPAPAPSHKPIPVMVPPPLNPAALALDLKKSYEGQIPLPTLPKRQKRWRQPAKNPIIRLEDTPKGWNAKEPDLDPDDLEAQIARCRERIGDNIMSRVFEFTLEKLLKEQKSREAMMDLEPAGLSWPVVQRLQTLQGTLEWLQSENDKYELVGNVTNIMAAYRSGHLRWNPGLVTYWSKGVLLCQPRPFRWNEFDIINAQHDGHTGFWVEGLEGQSPIPQMAEWIAKPFPGHGEFCTHMDLSLKLPQSTIQPTALFQPVLPSMPLDFSFMDDTGASVMQINESDMRNLVTYNCDPLGNDPPLPPLLGSMAVTLANGSTESYICRRFEVNMWSARSTNYLDFLWHPVQVLIHDDTVVSSKVRLNGPWLRHRMYTASAPDSTSYTYFGDIHPRFMSVPTANPLHTVALLPDLPLDPVPKAAKTVTAVTAVGSARPAAGGLFP, encoded by the exons ATGGTTCGTCCTCGGCGTGCCGCTGCTCAAAAGCCAGAGGGTCACTATGCTGCTGCCACCTCGCCCATAAAAAAACGGAGGATCAGTACTATTGCATCGTCGGCCCGGAAGAAGGGCAAACAGAAGACTGAGTTTCAGTACGCGGAAGACGCAATGAGATTGCCACTCCCTGGTtttgctcctgctcctgctcctgctcctgctccttcCCATAAACCTATCCCTGTCATGGTGCCTCCACCATTGAATCCGGCCGCACTCGCATTGGATTTGAAGAAATCCTACGAAGGCCAAATTCCACTACCGACACTACCAAAACGACAGAAAAGATGGAGACAACCGGCAAAGAATCCGATTATCCGCCTGGAGGATACACCAAAAGGATGGAATGCTAAAGAACCTGACCTTGATCCGGA TGATTTGGAGGCTCAGATAGCAAGGTGTCGTGAGCGAATTGGTGATAATATCATGAGCCGGGTGTTTGAATTCACGTTGGAGAAGTTATTGAAAGAGCAGAAAAGTCGCGA AGCAATGATGGACTTGGAGCCCGCTGGATTGAGTTGGCCTGTCGTTCAGCGCTTGCAAACTCTCCAGGGGACTTTGGAATGGCTCCAGAGCGAGAATGACAAGTATGAGCTGGTTGGAAATGTGACAAACATCATGGCAGCATACAGATCGGGCCACTTGAGGTGGAATCCAGGCCTTGTTACCTACTGGTCTAAAGGCGTTCTCCTTTGCCAGCCGAGGCCATTCAGGTGGAACGAGTTTGATATCATCAACGCCCAACATGATGGTCACACAGGTTTTTGGGTAGAAGGG CTTGAAGGACAAAGTCCAATCCCCCAAATGGCAGAATGGATAGCTAAGCCATTTCCTGGACACGGAGAATTTTGTACGCAC ATGGATCTCAGCTTAAAACTTCCCCAGTCCACTATCCAACCGACAGCTTTATTTCAGCCTGTACTGCCGTCAATGCCCCTTGATTTTTCCTTCATGGATGATACTGGGGCTAGTGTGATGCAGATTAATGAAAGCGATATGCGAAACCTGGTAACTTACAATTGTGATCCACTCGGAAACGACCCTCCTCTTCCACCCCTGTTAGGTAGCATGGCCGTGACACTCGCGAATGGATCAACCGAGAGCTATATCTGCAGGCGATTTGAGGTAAACATGTGGAGTGCCCGGTCCACGAACTATCTGGACTTCTTGTGGCATCCGGTCCAAGTCCTCATTCACGATGACACCGTGGTTAGTTCGAAGGTTCGATTAAACGGTCCGTGGCTGCGACACAGGATGTACACAGCATCGGCGCCTGATAGCACAAGCTATACCTATTTTGGTGACATACACCCCCGATTTATGAGTGTGCCTACGGCAAATCCGCTTCACACGGTCGCCCTCTTGCCAGACCTTCCACTAGATCCAGTACCGAAAGCTGCGAAAACCGTGACAGCCGTGACAGCTGTAGGATCGGCACGTCCAGCAGCGGGAGGATTATTCCCCTGA